CTCGGTGGAGGGGGACCAACCGTTGCAGTCCGAGCTAATCTTCATCGGCACGGGCACCAGCGAGGGCATCCCACGTGTCAGCTGCCTCACACACCCCACCAAGACTTGCCCCGTATGCCACATTACGCTCCTTCGCCATCTCTGTGCCAATCCCAGCAACATTGCATTGTCTGCGGCACATTGTTGTTGCTCAATGTAGCTTTCCTTGTCCTGTCCTGCGTGCAGGTTTGCACCAAGGCAGCCGAGCCGGGGAACCCGAACAGAAGGCGCAACACCTCTATCCTCCTGCGCCACGCCACAGCTTCTGGTACTGCTAACATCCTCGTCGATGCCGGCAAGTATGTGCTATCAATGAGCCTTACAACTTGCTTCATTTCTTCGCTGACCCAAATAACTAGCTTATGCTTTGTTTATCTCTTTCAGGTTCTTCTACCACTCTGCGCTCCAGTGGTTCCCTGCGTTTGGGTACTGTCTCTGATCTGAACTGATCTGATAAACTGTTCAGTGTTCTTTGTGCTTGTTGGTCATGCCAAGTGTTTACTGGCTTCACTGCTACTTTGCAGGTTGCGGACGGTCGACGCTGTCATCATTACCCACTCTCATGCTGACGCCATTGGAGGTTTGCCACCTTTGCTAACCCTTTATCGTGTTGTAACTGCTTAACTCAAGGCAAGGGTGATTGTATTAGCTGGGACATAATCCTTTCTACTTTTTAGCttgttcttttcaaaaaaagggGGAAAAAGGAAGATAATTTCTACTCTGGTGCAGGGCTTGATTGTCTTCGTGATTGGACGAACAATGTGCAGCCATCAATCCCAATTTATGTGGCGGAGCGTGATTATGAGGTTGGGATTACTTGTAATGACACTTAGACAGAAGAATATGGTTACGATTAGACAGAGAACTATCTTAGCATGTTAAGTGGTAGTTTTAAAAAGCAATTAATTTCTTCATTATGATTTCATCCTgatcatccccccccccccccccgccaaaTTTTCTGTGACAGGTGATGAAGATGACCCACTATTATTTGATTGACACAAGTGTAGTTATACCTGGAGCGGCAGTTTCAGCATTGCAATTCAACATTATAAATGAGGAACCATTCATGGTTCACAATCTTGAGGTTCGTAATAGGAAACCGTAACTAATGGAATGATGTATGGGGCCAAAATTATAAATTTGTTTGTATCACCTTATTTTGGTCACTATCATAGATAGCTTCACTTAATTGATTGAGATTATTTTAGTAACACATGTCCTTAGTCCTTACAGCTCCTTTACAACCAAGGGCTCATAACCACTTGGTTGTAGAGGAGCTGTACAAATGGGTTGTATGGCATTTCCCTCTTGTAATTTGGCATTTTGAAGCTCCACAGTTTCTGTGATTTGGGTTATAATGACTGCCCACCGAAGCAAACTGGCAAACTTGCCAGCATCTGAATTTTAGCAAATCTGTCATGAAGTTATCATTTATTCTTTCAATTTTCTGTAAGTGCCCATTGATTTGTTTTTGCTTGTATATCAGTGGCTGCTAACAGTATTTTGATGGTTAGAGATATAAAGATAGAGGTGCTTCATCTTATTTTCTGAATCTATGGTTTTTCCATCTCAGGTGATTCCTTTACCTGTTTGGCATGGTCAGGGTTACCGTTCTCTTGGTTTTCGTTTTGCTGACATATGCTACATAAGGTAAACTGAGTTCAATGCAAGGCTAATTTACAACAATGAACTATGTTGGTGTAAGGTCACTTGTCTGAATTACTATGATGGATGCAGTGATGTCAGTGATATACCTGAAGAAACCTACAAGCTTCTGGAAAACTGTGAACTTCTCATAATGGTAtcatatattttaatttttatctCTAATTATTAAATCATAAAGTTATTGGGTTTTCTGCAAAGCTGTAAAGCTTTTCTTATTGACTTCATGTGCAGACTTCTTAAGTATTAATTACTGATGGGATCTATGTTTGCTGGATAACTTTGTACAGGATGCTCTAAGACCTGATCGTTCTTCATCAACACACTTTGGACTACCCAGGGTTAGTTCTAAAGCTCTAGTATAACAGCTCTTAGCTTCTTCCTGTTGCACTAATCCTTTTTTATATAAACTTCAATTGTGCAGGCCATCGACGAAGTTAGGAAAATCAAACCAAAGAAAACACTGTTTACTGGTAGGAACTCATTGACCACTCATGTGCATGTTTCTGTTATAAATTTATAGAGAATTGCAACAAACTAGTTGTTCAGTTCTCAATACTATTGCATTGTGGTTTCCCTGTGGATGCACAGAAAATAAAACCCACTGTTGAACAGACTGCTTAATTTGCTACAGAAATGTTTGCATGATTGTTTTACACAGTTAACAGCATAAAAATGTACATGCCTTTGTtagcagccaaaattggcaaagaCCGAGggcgatcggtcagaccggtctggcctgttACAATCTGAGTAGGTTTAGGTTTTGTAGTTTGGGATGATTTAGAAACCGACTCCTAATGGGGTACGATTTCGgtatatatgaagggccacggccgattgagggtatcccCAATCGAATTAAACATTCAGTGTGTTGATCGGATTTCGTGTCAACATCCTTTTTTTATGCCTCAACCCTTCAAGTAGAAGCTATAGTACCTGAACTCACACCACCACACGCACGCGTGTCACCAACAAGCTTCGCGCGTGATGGGCAAGTCACCCTGATCATTATGGCGCATCCATGTGTGAGGCTACACAAGAAGAAACTGGGGAACAAATCCCCGGTGCAAAACCCTCACTGAGGGGTGCTTAAACATTTGTGGTGGGCGCTCCGCTAGCTGAACCCAACCACTGAGCCAACGGCTCGTTCAAAATGTGCATGCCTTCTGATTAGGTGGTTGGGTCCCatttcaaaagaaaacaaaaaatggtCAAGGTAGTACAAATGAACCATCAAACTACTGTTTTATGACCTTATATATGCGAGAACAAAAATGCGAAGAAGTCCTGCATGCATAGTTCTAACTCGAGTTGAGgttaatattttttgtttacccttatttgatattatttctttcaatacttatgaaacaaaagaCTAAATATATGTTCTGTCACCACTTAGAATTACTAATATTAGAAACGGATTATTTCCTCCTCTTTTCTCCAGCATTGAAGCATTAGAAACTTGAATGATACTTGTCCATGGGCATGGAAGTCTATAATGCTTAATTTGACCAGATTTCATTTACATGTCCGATGTCCCATATTTTATTGATTATAGTGACCTGTGTTTGCCATTCATTAAGTTGAATCATATGGTATCTGCAGGAATGATGCACTTAATAGACCATGAGAAAGTAAATAATGATCTTTCCGGGCTGATGGAAACAGAGGGTCTTGACATCCAGCTTAGCTATGACGGTCTCAGGATACCTGTAAGGCTCTAGAATTGTTATTTTATTTGGAACACACCCATTGTTTTATCTGTTAGGTGCTGCTAATTAATGATTGTGGAGTTTCTTTAGTCCCAGTTGAGTAAAATGATTACCAAATGATGTACTGTTGAGCCTGGTGCTTTGAGAGTTTAACTTttaaacacccccccccccctctctcaaAAGAGGAAACTTATGTGGCAATGTCAAACCATTATTATCCAGTtgaataaagtcagattattgatttcttgggtctttttttttcattcgtGATATACTGCACTATGCCATGGATCAAGGAGCATATGATGTGGTATTGTTAAACAAGCTCAAACCTCCCTGTAAGATTAGGGAGCATATGAGGGAGTAATTCATGGGAGCTTGTTTCCCTAAATCCATTAAAACAAGAAAAAAGAAGGGGTCAATCAACCATTCAGTCTACAATATCATATTAGACAAATGACTACTGGGTACAGATGAAACTCGTAGCTTGTTTTTCTTCGGTGATTCATTCTGGATCCCACAAAAAATTAGTAATCTCTGTCCTAGGCCACACATAATAAAAAGCTAATGTCCTGGAATCGACTACACTCCAGCTGCACGTCCCAGCCTTTCCCTTAGGATCTTTACTCCCATGTATCTGAGCAAGAAACATGACAAAAATAGATTCAGACTCTAAAATTGGAATTTAGTTGCAACTCATTTTGtagcaaaacaagtttcatcTGTGTGAGGTGCCATACCTGCCCATCATCATGACAGTAGCTTGAGGGTTTGTTCCTGGTGATCTAGAAAATATTGAGCCATCAACTACACGGAGACCTGAGACTCCAAGCACCCGGTAATGCTGGTCAACCACCTTCCCTACATGGCATCCACCATGGTAATGCCAGATGGTGATCACTGTGTCCTTGCAAAATTGCTCCAGGGATTCTGTGTCATTTGTATGCTTGGGTATCAGGTTCACATTAGCCTGCACACTCATATTGAGCACCCTTTCCATTGAAAATCCGGTGCCATCAGCAGAAAGTTCAGAGAAACGGTTTGTCTTGAGTATCCTTTCAATGGTCTTGATACCATAGACGCAACGATTGAGATCCTGTGGATGACTGAAGTAGTTGAAGGTAACTGCTGGGTTGTTCCGGACATCAGTGTCTGTGAGGACCAGATGACCTGTGGACAGAGGACCATCGATCTTCTCGAGTATAAAACCGccatggaatacctctttgggTAGGTTAAGTTTGTTCTGAGTGTATTTCTGGGCTGCTTCCAGGGTTCTTTGCTTTGGAGGAATTGTAGACAGCTGCCCAATCTGCATTTGCAGGCATGCAGTGTGGTAGTGCATTAGATTTATGAGACCAAAGTGATAACAAATTTCACATAATCATGACAGGTATGGTGTCAGCTATAATTGCATTGCAAGACAGCAAGAGTTCAGCCCATGTATGAAATTgagattttcttttctttgttttgctCCAAGCTGAAATCCTAGCATATAGAAAACAAAGTCTAAACATAAGGCATGCCTTAAACACTGCTTACTACAACTATTTATTAGAATGTGCGATAACATACAGATGCATATCCATTGGCAGTTAATGGGTAGATCTTACTTCTAAGTTATGTTCTTCATGTAGCAAAATACGAATTGCTACATGCACTTCGGGTATTTACTAGTTTTTATGCATGCTAAAGCTCAAAGAAGCAGGTTCCCTAATTGTGGTCTGAAACCTATCATAGTGTAATATGAAGCTTGTGGAAAAATTGCGCAACTTGAAACTGGTACGCAAGTGATTGATGCCAGACCTCGGCGGACATGATTCCATGGTGGCAGTGGACACTCTCTGATGACTGGCCAAAACCGCTGCTAGCCTCAATAAACACACCTTCTTCAGTTATTCCAACAGTTTCAATGAGGGACTGCCGTGGAGGGCTTCTTGTGGGTATGAAGATGGAGTTCATGGGGTTGTCAGCCATCCCTTTACCCACATATTTATTATGGAGAACCACAGGAATGTTATGGCTTTTGAGGTGGTTCTTCGGTCCAATTCCGCTGAGCAGAAGCAACTGGGGGGTCCCGATTGCACCAGCAGATACAATTATTTCGCTATCTTTTTTGTTGTTCAGAAATGCTTGGTGGTGCCCGCCATTTTCATCAGTGAATTGGACTCCAATGGCCCTTGGCTTCAGGCATCCTGCATCAGAAATGATGTTTCTGAGAATGGTACGTATTGACTGCAGTTTCTAGTCTTTCTATTATTTGTATTTCAATAACTCTACTGATTTGTAACAGACACAGCTTAGGAAGGTTGGATGCATATGTCCTTAATGATTACCTTGTCGTGAGTCGAACACTATCCTGTGCACACTAGCATGGAGCAGCACCCTCAGGTTGTTAGGATCTCCAGCTGCAAGTAAGTCAGCAGCCGTGTGGCGGTACCCAGTCTCGTCAAAAATGGTGCCCCCCACTTTTGTCCCAGAAACATGATCGTAGGTATACCCATTGAAAGGGGCTACACCTGCTTGTAGCAGCCCATCCCGTAATGCAGCCTGCCAAGGCGCAATCTTAGGCCACTGGACAATCTTCTCCTCAACCCAAGGGAAGGACTTGTTCACCAGTTCTTCATCCCAGCCGACCTGCTGGATGAAGCTGTTGGTACAGTAATACAGGTATGTAAGTCACAGAAACTGAATTACCAACAGGAATATTGTGCAAAAGAAATATTGCACCTTTTGATCAATGAATTTTCCTAATTTAGGTTCATGAaaactattaaaaataagtGATGTCTTGGTAGGTTGATCTTGATTCTAGTTGTAGTTGGCCTGAGCTGTACAGGGGCTAGGTTATTTCTCAGGCTGTCCAGTCAACATAGTTACCATAGTCCATAGCATCAAAGCAATTATGACCCCATGTGATATtgttttgttgcctcttttaAATCTAGGTTGCTGTTGTAGACTGTAGTGGTACATAGCCGTATGACTCTAACAAGAAACACGAGATGGTATTTAAAAGGTTTGTTGGGAGAGAACCACAGCATGTGTTACCCGCAGCGCTAGTCGCATCTTGACACTAACAAAGCTGAAGCACTTCAAAACACACTAATCTAGTATCTGAATGTTTCTCTTTAAGTAATCAGGTTATCATGAAACACTCTTTTGTATGCTATTTCTCAAGAATCAGAACTATAGCTGATTTTAGAACTGTTCCTGTGATGGTGCCCTAAAACTAGAACATGTCCAACGAGAATCATCATGTCCAGGGGGACAGAGAAATATATGATACATTCAAGTGCAGCGTTTGAGTGTCCCCTTTGCTGCAAGTGTAGGAGATAGTATATTGTAAGTCTTTCGTGCCggttttgctatggttgctAGCTGCTTTGGCATGCATTTGGCTTatgccgtgtttagttcccaaattcaaagttccaaaatttttttccggcacctgcatggagacttaaatctagacgaaataaaaggCGCATTCCACAGTTTgcttataaatcgcgagacgaatctaatgaatttAATTAGGCCATAATTAGACGGATCATTAATTAggatcattaaattcgtctcacaAATCTAATGAACTTAATTAGGTCATAATTCTACAGTAATGGCGGATTAATTAgaatcattaaattcgtctcacgatttacagacgagttctgtaattaattttgtgattagtctatatttagtacttcaaatatagaaagatgctCTTTTAAAAACTTTACGGGAGgcaactaaacagagccttacTTGATAGTTTCTTTTCTCTGTGAGTGAGTTGGTGTAAGTGCCTATAGGCTATATCCTGAGGGTCCTATTTGCCTGAAACATTTCATTATGGATAACTGAATGCTATTGAGGACAGTGATCTGTAGATAGGCGTTTActtgttcttggcttcttgCTGAATGTTTCTGTACACTTGCTAAGATGCAGAGTAATAGTAGCAGATAGTAGCAGTGTGCTAGCAGTCAGGCAGACCTTACCATTTATTTCATCCTGTCGCTATCACTGCTCTCTATTTACCCTAGAACTGACTCTACAGTCGTGAAAGTGACTGGTCAGTGTGCTGCTGTgagcccgtttagtttccaaacaaGAAATTTTTTGGGTGTCACGTCAATGTTTGACgtgatgtcgggagggttttttcgaacactaattaaaaaactaatttcagaactcacttggaaaccgcgagacgaatcttttaaggcatttgaccgcatcattagcacatgtggattactgtagcacttatgactaatcatgcacaaattaggctcaaaagattcgtctcgtcgtgtacatccaaactgtgtaattagttttgttatttaattacatttagtgcttcatacatgtgttcaaaggggaggtgaaaatttttaggtgaaaaactgctggctggctgatgAATAGTATTCGGCTGGTAGAATGAATATTATTATGTGAGAGGAAATAAACCGAGACAAGTCGAGAACCGATCAGCCGAACAGGCCCATAAGCTAATAAggcccgtttagtttccaaatttgtttttacagtacccatcacatcaaatttttaaacacatgtatgaaacattaaatatagttaaaaaaataactaattacacagtctgacTGATTCCCACGAGATAATCTAACGAcgttaattaatccataattggacattaattatcaagtaacaacgaaacgtgATACAgtacccaaactttttcaccaactaaacacaccctaagctAAACTTTGATTTCAACCTGTGCACTTGCTCTCTTGTACGTGCAGTGGCCTGCCCACTTATGCAGTGGCAGTAAAAAAACTGAAATCGTTTTTCAGGTAAAAATCTTCTTGTTTGTCATGCACAGGGGGAGCTATCACACTCAGTATAGATCATAATGCTGCAGTATATCATGCATCCAATGCATTGCATACCTTGAGCTGGCCCGGCTGTAGAAGCCAGCATTGATACAGGTGCCACCGCCCAACACCCTCGCCCGGGCATTGATGACGCCATCGGTGGAGATGAAGGCCTGCGCCGCCGAGTCCGGCGCCATATTCAGCAGCCCGATGTGGAAGTTCTCCATGTAGGAGACGTTGCGGTTGCCATATGGGGAGCCTCCTctctccagcagcagcaccttGTACTTGAGGGACAGCGTCGCCGCCAGTGGGCAGCCGGCGGTGCCTCCACCGATGACAATGTAGTCGTACGTCGCCGGGCACCCCGTGGGGTAG
This portion of the Panicum virgatum strain AP13 chromosome 2N, P.virgatum_v5, whole genome shotgun sequence genome encodes:
- the LOC120660474 gene encoding putative hydrolase C777.06c isoform X2; amino-acid sequence: MTRAATGAIAAAILRGQVPLMAPPASRAFPGLAAAATRFAPSSFSSSTQLPHLPRLRLSRSFCGVARSSPGGAAPGSSVEGDQPLQSELIFIGTGTSEGIPRVSCLTHPTKTCPVCTKAAEPGNPNRRRNTSILLRHATASGTANILVDAGKFFYHSALQWFPAFGLRTVDAVIITHSHADAIGGLDCLRDWTNNVQPSIPIYVAERDYEVMKMTHYYLIDTSVVIPGAAVSALQFNIINEEPFMVHNLEVIPLPVWHGQGYRSLGFRFADICYISDVSDIPEETYKLLENCELLIMDALRPDRSSSTHFGLPRAIDEVRKIKPKKTLFTGMMHLIDHEKVNNDLSGLMETEGLDIQLSYDGLRIPVRL
- the LOC120660471 gene encoding protein HOTHEAD-like gives rise to the protein MALSRGAVLFFKLLACLLWLFELSHGKKQFPLKNLPPLRKASSYPTGCPATYDYIVIGGGTAGCPLAATLSLKYKVLLLERGGSPYGNRNVSYMENFHIGLLNMAPDSAAQAFISTDGVINARARVLGGGTCINAGFYSRASSSFIQQVGWDEELVNKSFPWVEEKIVQWPKIAPWQAALRDGLLQAGVAPFNGYTYDHVSGTKVGGTIFDETGYRHTAADLLAAGDPNNLRVLLHASVHRIVFDSRQGCLKPRAIGVQFTDENGGHHQAFLNNKKDSEIIVSAGAIGTPQLLLLSGIGPKNHLKSHNIPVVLHNKYVGKGMADNPMNSIFIPTRSPPRQSLIETVGITEEGVFIEASSGFGQSSESVHCHHGIMSAEIGQLSTIPPKQRTLEAAQKYTQNKLNLPKEVFHGGFILEKIDGPLSTGHLVLTDTDVRNNPAVTFNYFSHPQDLNRCVYGIKTIERILKTNRFSELSADGTGFSMERVLNMSVQANVNLIPKHTNDTESLEQFCKDTVITIWHYHGGCHVGKVVDQHYRVLGVSGLRVVDGSIFSRSPGTNPQATVMMMGRYMGVKILRERLGRAAGV
- the LOC120660474 gene encoding putative hydrolase C777.06c isoform X1, whose amino-acid sequence is MTRAATGAIAAAILRGQVPLMAPPASRAFPGLAAAATRFAPSSFSSSTQLPHLPRLRLCASRAPSCTELAALSAAYELLDVTPRPADCLFAPLPARSFCGVARSSPGGAAPGSSVEGDQPLQSELIFIGTGTSEGIPRVSCLTHPTKTCPVCTKAAEPGNPNRRRNTSILLRHATASGTANILVDAGKFFYHSALQWFPAFGLRTVDAVIITHSHADAIGGLDCLRDWTNNVQPSIPIYVAERDYEVMKMTHYYLIDTSVVIPGAAVSALQFNIINEEPFMVHNLEVIPLPVWHGQGYRSLGFRFADICYISDVSDIPEETYKLLENCELLIMDALRPDRSSSTHFGLPRAIDEVRKIKPKKTLFTGMMHLIDHEKVNNDLSGLMETEGLDIQLSYDGLRIPVRL